The following proteins come from a genomic window of Streptomyces sp. Sge12:
- a CDS encoding MerR family transcriptional regulator, protein MRITGDGTTGGTPARSEAGAYPLHGGAVGTARRQPESTPVGPVSDDPEPEQVGYRGPTACAAAGITYRQLDYWARTGLVEPSVRANYGSGTQRLYSFRDVVVLKIVKRFLDTGVALQNIRTAVQHLQDRAIADLERMTLMSDGATVYECTSPDQVVSLLQGGQGVFGIAVGVVWRDVESALSQLHGERVDTGETVVRHNPTDELAARRNRAV, encoded by the coding sequence ACGACCGGGGGCACCCCCGCACGGAGTGAGGCCGGGGCGTACCCGCTGCACGGTGGTGCGGTCGGCACCGCGCGCCGTCAGCCGGAGTCGACGCCGGTCGGACCGGTGAGCGATGACCCGGAGCCCGAGCAGGTCGGATACCGCGGGCCGACGGCGTGTGCCGCGGCCGGCATCACGTACCGGCAGCTCGACTACTGGGCGCGCACCGGGCTGGTGGAGCCCAGCGTGCGGGCCAACTACGGCTCGGGCACCCAGCGGCTCTACAGCTTCCGCGACGTCGTGGTCCTCAAGATCGTCAAGCGTTTCCTGGACACGGGCGTGGCGCTGCAGAACATCCGCACGGCGGTGCAGCACCTCCAGGACCGCGCTATCGCGGACCTCGAACGGATGACGCTGATGAGCGACGGCGCCACCGTCTACGAGTGCACCTCGCCGGACCAGGTCGTCAGTCTGCTCCAGGGCGGGCAGGGAGTCTTCGGCATCGCCGTGGGCGTGGTCTGGCGCGACGTCGAGAGCGCCCTGTCGCAGCTGCACGGGGAGCGCGTGGACACCGGCGAGACCGTGGTGCGGCACAACCCGACGGACGAGCTGGCCGCGCGCCGCAACCGGGCCGTCTGA
- a CDS encoding DNA polymerase IV yields MRAAPTILHLDMDAFYASVEQASKPSLRGKAVIVGGLGPRGVVATASYEARRFGVHSAMPMGQARRLCPNGAYLIPRFSLYRQVSDVVMAMLRELSPLVEPLSLDEAFVDLEAGGVAFDSRTARETGERLRADIRAATGLSGSVGLAGSKMLAKVASEEAKPAGLLLIEPGTERELLAPMSVRTLPGVGPATGEHLRRAGITTVGKLAEAGEDELVRMVGRSAGAGLYRMALGLDDRPVVAERDAKSVSVEDTFDVDLHDRVRIRGEVQRLADRCVQRLRGSGHSGRTIVLKVRRYDFSTLTRSETLRGPTDDPAVVREAAARLLEGVDTTGGVRLLGVGVTGLADYTQEDLFAQSLAAEPDGAERVQGAEGTQGVQGADGSGGDAAEAGAAGAEAEAAAGAREAAETPGEPEPSPERRWSAGSDVRHAVYGPGWVQGSGVGRVTVRFEQPGSEPGRVRTFRVDDPELEPSDPLPLVGDEG; encoded by the coding sequence GTGAGAGCCGCGCCGACCATCCTGCATCTGGACATGGATGCCTTCTACGCCTCCGTCGAGCAGGCGTCGAAGCCGAGCCTTCGGGGGAAGGCCGTCATCGTCGGCGGCCTCGGACCGCGCGGGGTCGTCGCCACCGCCTCGTACGAGGCCAGGCGGTTCGGCGTGCACTCGGCGATGCCGATGGGGCAGGCGAGGCGGCTGTGTCCCAACGGCGCGTACCTGATCCCCCGCTTCAGCCTCTACCGGCAGGTCAGCGACGTGGTGATGGCCATGCTGCGGGAGCTGTCGCCGCTGGTCGAGCCGCTGAGCCTGGACGAGGCCTTCGTGGACCTGGAGGCGGGAGGGGTCGCCTTCGACTCGCGGACCGCCCGGGAGACCGGGGAGCGGCTGCGGGCCGACATCCGGGCCGCCACGGGGCTCAGCGGGTCGGTGGGGCTGGCGGGGTCGAAGATGCTGGCCAAGGTGGCTTCCGAGGAGGCCAAGCCGGCCGGACTGCTGCTGATCGAGCCGGGGACGGAGCGCGAGCTGCTCGCGCCGATGTCGGTACGGACCCTCCCGGGCGTGGGGCCGGCCACGGGCGAGCACCTGCGACGGGCCGGGATCACCACCGTGGGGAAGCTGGCGGAGGCCGGGGAGGACGAGCTGGTCCGGATGGTCGGCCGCTCCGCCGGCGCCGGGCTGTACCGGATGGCGCTGGGGCTCGACGACCGGCCGGTGGTCGCGGAGCGGGACGCGAAGTCGGTGTCGGTCGAGGACACCTTCGACGTGGACCTGCACGATCGGGTGCGGATCCGCGGCGAGGTGCAGCGGCTCGCCGACCGGTGCGTGCAGCGGCTGCGGGGCTCGGGGCACTCGGGGCGCACGATCGTGCTCAAGGTGCGGCGGTACGACTTCTCCACGCTGACGCGGTCCGAGACGCTGCGGGGGCCCACGGACGACCCGGCGGTGGTGAGGGAGGCCGCGGCGCGGCTGCTGGAGGGCGTGGACACCACGGGCGGGGTGCGCCTGCTGGGGGTGGGGGTGACCGGGTTGGCGGACTACACGCAGGAGGACCTGTTCGCGCAGTCGCTCGCCGCTGAGCCGGACGGGGCGGAGCGGGTGCAGGGGGCGGAGGGAACGCAGGGGGTGCAGGGGGCGGACGGGTCCGGAGGGGACGCCGCGGAGGCCGGCGCCGCCGGGGCGGAGGCCGAGGCCGCCGCCGGGGCCCGTGAGGCCGCTGAGACGCCCGGGGAGCCGGAGCCGTCCCCCGAGCGGCGCTGGTCGGCCGGGAGCGACGTACGGCATGCCGTGTACGGGCCCGGATGGGTGCAGGGCAGCGGCGTCGGGCGGGTGACCGTACGGTTCGAGCAGCCCGGATCGGAGCCCGGCCGGGTGCGGACCTTCCGGGTGGACGACCCCGAACTGGAGCCGTCCGATCCGCTGCCGCTGGTGGGGGACGAAGGCTAG
- a CDS encoding PRC-barrel domain-containing protein, whose protein sequence is MQTDIDPRSLIGRKAFDRNGTKIGTIDEVYLDDATGVPEWAAVRTGLFSRDAFVPLEPSELVGDTLRVPFERALIRDAPDFGVGRHLSPEQELQLYHHYGLDTTLPSDFHRDFGHLAGDES, encoded by the coding sequence GTGCAGACCGACATCGATCCGCGCAGCCTGATCGGCCGCAAGGCGTTCGACCGCAATGGCACCAAGATCGGCACCATCGACGAGGTCTACCTCGACGATGCCACAGGTGTGCCGGAATGGGCCGCGGTCCGGACCGGGCTCTTCAGCCGGGACGCCTTCGTCCCGCTGGAGCCGAGCGAGCTGGTGGGCGACACCCTCCGGGTGCCCTTCGAACGCGCTCTCATCAGGGACGCCCCCGACTTCGGCGTCGGGCGCCACCTCTCCCCCGAACAGGAGCTGCAGCTCTACCACCACTACGGCCTGGACACGACCCTGCCGTCCGACTTCCACCGCGACTTCGGCCACCTGGCGGGCGACGAGAGCTAA